The following is a genomic window from Pseudomonas lurida.
TCGCCGCGGGCGCACGCCTGCTCAAGGGTTTCGCACTGCCCGGCCAGTGATGTCGCCTGGACGATACGGGCAGCGCCCTTGATCCTGTGGGCCTGCTCGATGAGGTCCTGGAGCGGGGCATGCCCAGCAATCAGTGCAGTCAGCGCCTGGCGATCATGTCGACTGCTGCTCAACAGCTCCTCCAGCAAACGCCAGCTCAACTGCGGATCGCCGCCGGTCAGGGCCTGGAAGTTGCCAAGGTCCAAGTGCAGGTCGGCGGGCTGAGGGGCGATCTGCGCGAGTTGCCGCTCCAGTGCCGTGAGGCTGATCGGTTTGAACAGGCAATCGTTCATGCCTGCCTGAGCGCAGCGTTGCTTCTCTTCGGGCTGGGCATTGGCGGTAAAACCCAGGACCACGCACGGTGCCAGTTGCTCACGCTGTTCGTACTCGCGGATTGAGCGGCTCAACTCGTAGCCATTCATGATGGGCATGTTGCAGTCGGCGATGACCAGGTCGAAGCGTTCCTGGCGCCAGGCCTGGAAACCGGCTGCGCCGTTCTGGGCCGCCGAGAACTGATGGCCCAGGTAACCCAGTTGCTGGCACATCAGCAAGCGGTTTGCGGGATGATCATCCACCACCAGCACATTGAGTACCGGCGCGTTTGCCGGCGACTCGGGTTTGCGCTCATCCGTTGCCTGCTCCGGCTGCAGGCGCGTCATTTTCAGGCTGACATGCACCTGGGTGCCGACCATGGGCACGCTGCTCAGGCTCAGTTGGCCACCCATCATGGCGCACAGGCTGCGGCAGATCACCAGCCCCAGGCCAGCGCCGCTCCTGGCGAGTTGCCCGGAATTGTCGGCCTGGGCAAAGGGTTCGAACAGGCGCAACTGATCATCCCGGCTGATACCGATCCCGGTATCCTCGACCACCAGCTTCATTTCCACCTGTTGCGCCAGTTCGGTGGGCAATACCTCGACCTTGATGGTGACCTGGCCACGCTCGGTGAACTTGATGGCATTGCTGACCAGGTTCGACAACACCTGCTTGAAACGCAGCGGGTCGATCAGGACTTCGGTGTCGTCGCGGTCGGGGTTGAAGGCCAGGGACAGGCTGAGGGTTTTCTGGCGCGCCAGGCCGTCGAAGACACGCACCACCGACTCGATGACTTCGCGCAGGTTGACCCGCTCCGGGGCGAGACTCAGGCGGCCGGACTCGATGCGCGCGATGTCGAGGATATCGCCGATCAGTTCCAGCAGGTCCTTGGCCGAGTTGTACGCCACTTCGATGGCCGGGCGATCGAGATGGCCCTGGTCGGCGCGCTTGAGGGTCAACTCCAGCATGCCGATCACCGCATTCATCGGGGTGCGTATTTCATGGCTCATGGTGGCGAGGAACGTGCTCTTGGCCCGGTTGGCTTCGTCGGCGCGCTCCTTGGCCGCACGGATTTCATCGAACAACTGGCGTCGCTCGCTGATGTCGATCCAGCCACCAATGATCCCCTGGACTTCTCCCGTCGAGTCGCGGTACGGCAGGATCCAGTGGTAGATCGTCAGTTTCTGTTCGCGAATGTGCAGGGTGCGATCGAGGATCAGCGGGTTGCCTTCGGCCATCACCCGCTCATAGTCGGCATGGTATTGCGTCGCGTCCGTTTCAAGGGCCTCGCTCATCTGGATGGCGCTTTTGCCGATGACATCTTCGCGCTTGACGTCGAACACTTGCAGGTAGCTGTCGTTGCAGGTTTGCAGTAGGCCCTTGCGGTCACGCACATAGATCGGATGCGGGGTTTCATTGACCAGCGCGCGCATGAACTCGAACTGGTCATTGAGGGCGCGCTCGGCCATTTTGCGGTGTTTGATCTGGCGGCGCATGTAGGCGTTCCAGGTCAGGGAGATCAACAGTAAAAGCCCAGTGCCGATGATGATGCGGGCGATCAGTTGGTGATAGTTGCGCCAATAGCTGTCGGAGGCGGCCGTGTAGCCACGCCAGCGACTGTTGATCACCCCCAGTTCATCCGGGGCGATGCTTAGCAGGGCCTTGTCGAGAATCGAGCTGAGTTCGGTGGCACTGCGGGCGGTCGCCAGGGCGAAGGTGGC
Proteins encoded in this region:
- a CDS encoding transporter substrate-binding domain-containing protein, which translates into the protein MPRRIKDYLITLSAGLCFSTAVLANHQTGPEHFTLLSRAGSVQLETHLNKAQRQWLQNKRELVLGTASPDYPPFDLTSSGHDYEGLTADYAGLLAKSLALPVKVLRYPSREDAIRALEKGDIDLLGTSNGFEAANPNLSVSEPYAVDQPVLVTREGETRSLNDGLAGMRLALVYHYLPLDEVKKLYPEAIIRAYPSYQNALNAVAFDQADVFLGDTISTHYMINKGYLKNIRMANFGKHEAYGFGFALPNHQRTLLSIVDAVLTAVPTAERDAIAKRWSAGSDILLTDEKLQLSQREERWLTDHPVVKVIVNETFAPLTFFDADGNFRGITADLLELIRLRTGLRFEIQRGRDVNAMIEQVDTGKIDIIGAIVPSTEREAQLNFSRPYLENSYVLLTRKEVGAPSSLEEMAGKRLAITAGNPLEPFLRRDFPRVQLVDASDTFKASELLAQGHVEGAVNSLVVANYLLSSHVFQDKLQISTSIGTAPATFALATARSATELSSILDKALLSIAPDELGVINSRWRGYTAASDSYWRNYHQLIARIIIGTGLLLLISLTWNAYMRRQIKHRKMAERALNDQFEFMRALVNETPHPIYVRDRKGLLQTCNDSYLQVFDVKREDVIGKSAIQMSEALETDATQYHADYERVMAEGNPLILDRTLHIREQKLTIYHWILPYRDSTGEVQGIIGGWIDISERRQLFDEIRAAKERADEANRAKSTFLATMSHEIRTPMNAVIGMLELTLKRADQGHLDRPAIEVAYNSAKDLLELIGDILDIARIESGRLSLAPERVNLREVIESVVRVFDGLARQKTLSLSLAFNPDRDDTEVLIDPLRFKQVLSNLVSNAIKFTERGQVTIKVEVLPTELAQQVEMKLVVEDTGIGISRDDQLRLFEPFAQADNSGQLARSGAGLGLVICRSLCAMMGGQLSLSSVPMVGTQVHVSLKMTRLQPEQATDERKPESPANAPVLNVLVVDDHPANRLLMCQQLGYLGHQFSAAQNGAAGFQAWRQERFDLVIADCNMPIMNGYELSRSIREYEQREQLAPCVVLGFTANAQPEEKQRCAQAGMNDCLFKPISLTALERQLAQIAPQPADLHLDLGNFQALTGGDPQLSWRLLEELLSSSRHDRQALTALIAGHAPLQDLIEQAHRIKGAARIVQATSLAGQCETLEQACARGDDRALIEAGAKSLEKLMLELERALQVQLRGLDGQ